In Candidatus Bathyarchaeia archaeon, the following are encoded in one genomic region:
- a CDS encoding CoB--CoM heterodisulfide reductase iron-sulfur subunit B family protein has product MEIRYIVERLLQYTYYPGCSVQLLQKGYDTSTRLVAEALGIGLVELEDWNCCGATAYISIDQLSAHALVARNLARAERTSRDILVICPSCFTTLNKTNTLLAEDTKLRKQVEFTLGRIGLTYFGSLKIRHLLDILINDVGEERIRSFVSSDNEEFGSRGLGGLKVAPYYGCQITRPMRSFDDPEAPTTMDRVLSWAGAEVVNYPLKARCCGGTLLMTNEDVGLPLVRNLLKCAVENGAQCIATACPLCQMNLESYQGKINKKFGTHYSIPSVYFTQLLGLALGLSMKNLGIGKELVSAKKLLASLRRM; this is encoded by the coding sequence ATGGAGATCAGATATATAGTGGAGCGGCTACTTCAATACACCTATTATCCCGGTTGCTCCGTCCAGCTTTTGCAGAAAGGCTACGATACCTCAACAAGGCTAGTAGCAGAGGCACTGGGGATAGGTCTAGTTGAGTTGGAGGACTGGAACTGCTGTGGTGCTACAGCGTATATCTCGATAGATCAGCTAAGTGCACATGCCCTAGTGGCTAGAAACTTAGCGAGAGCTGAAAGGACAAGTAGGGATATACTAGTAATTTGTCCCTCCTGTTTTACGACCCTGAACAAAACAAACACACTCTTAGCAGAGGATACCAAGCTCAGAAAGCAGGTTGAGTTTACCTTAGGCCGCATCGGTCTCACGTATTTCGGTTCGTTGAAAATACGCCACCTATTGGATATATTAATAAACGATGTAGGCGAAGAGAGAATACGGTCGTTTGTATCCTCCGATAATGAAGAGTTTGGCTCTCGCGGGCTAGGAGGGTTAAAGGTTGCCCCTTATTATGGCTGTCAGATAACTCGTCCGATGAGATCTTTTGACGACCCTGAGGCTCCGACAACAATGGATCGCGTCCTATCATGGGCTGGCGCCGAAGTCGTTAACTATCCTCTAAAGGCGAGATGTTGTGGTGGTACATTATTAATGACTAACGAAGATGTAGGGTTACCGCTGGTCAGAAACCTCCTGAAATGCGCAGTTGAGAATGGTGCGCAATGCATAGCCACAGCTTGCCCATTATGCCAGATGAACCTGGAATCCTATCAAGGCAAGATCAACAAGAAATTTGGAACACACTATTCCATACCTTCAGTCTACTTCACTCAGCTTCTAGGCTTGGCGTTAGGTCTTTCTATGAAAAATCTGGGCATTGGGAAGGAGTTAGTGTCGGCGAAGAAGCTTCTTGCCTCCCTCCGTCGCATGTAG